A stretch of the Lolium perenne isolate Kyuss_39 chromosome 3, Kyuss_2.0, whole genome shotgun sequence genome encodes the following:
- the LOC127338461 gene encoding agamous-like MADS-box protein AGL62, with the protein MVHPRGTPSTGRHRIEMALRVDKNRRQVTFSKRRSGLFKKCSELALLCGADLAVIVFSEAGNVFALGSPSVDAVLRRYVPLPAGAPVPAAAPATGVDEDDDREALEKMCQAKEATAKQLASEIKRMNLIGHKVIEAQGKRRFWWEADVNALGVTELPAFARSLERLRDNLRRHADKLPSSLPPAATAVVAYAGDEASKF; encoded by the coding sequence ATGGTGCATCCGCGCGGCACGCCGAGCACGGGCCGGCACCGCATCGAGATGGCCCTCAGGGTGGACAAGAACAGACGCCAGGTCACCTTCTCCAAGCGCCGCTCCGGGCTCTTCAAGAAGTGCTCCGAGCTCGCCCTCCTCTGCGGCGCCGACCTCGccgtcatcgtcttctccgaggcCGGCAACGTGTtcgccctcggcagcccctccgtCGACGCCGTCCTGCGCCGCTACGTGCCCCTCCCCGCCGGCGCCCCTGTCCCTGCTGCCGCTCCCGCCACTGGTGTCGATGAGGATGACGACCGTGAGGCGCTGGAGAAGATGTGCCAGGCGAAAGAGGCGACCGCGAAGCAGTTAGCGTCAGAGATCAAGCGGATGAACTTGATCGGGCACAAGGTGATCGAAGCGCAGGGTAAGAGGAGGTTCTGGTGGGAGGCGGACGTCAATGCGCTCGGGGTGACGGAGCTGCCGGCGTTCGCCAGGTCGCTCGAGCGACTCAGGGACAACCTGCGCCGCCACGCCGACAAGCTGCCCTCCAGCCTGCCGCCCGCCGCCACGGCAGTCGTCGCTTACGCCGGGGATGAGGCTTCTAAGTTCTAA